One Candidatus Schekmanbacteria bacterium genomic region harbors:
- the rfbB gene encoding dTDP-glucose 4,6-dehydratase — MKLFVTGGAGFIGSNFIRLMLNKHSDCSIINIDLLTYAGCLENLEDVSDNPRYSFIRADINDFDAMKESMKGVDAVINFAAESHVDRSIDDPSLFLKTNVFGTYTLLQAARENRIERFIQISTDEVYGSLGKEGLFSEKTPLAPNSPYSASKASADFLVRSYFKTYGFPSIITRCSNNYGPFQFPEKFIPLMITNAIEDRELPVYGDGLNIRDWIYVDDHCRAIETVLFKGKEGEVYNIGGNCEKRNIDIAKEIVARLGKSESLIKFVKDRPGHDRRYAMDSTYIKEKLGWEPKIKFEEGIELTIKWYKENKNWWQKIKSGEYREYYEKHYLNR, encoded by the coding sequence TTGAAACTCTTTGTAACAGGGGGGGCGGGCTTTATAGGCTCAAATTTTATAAGGCTGATGCTCAATAAGCACAGCGATTGTTCAATTATAAATATAGACCTTCTCACTTATGCAGGATGCTTGGAAAATCTTGAAGATGTTTCGGATAATCCTCGTTATAGTTTCATTAGAGCTGATATAAATGATTTTGATGCAATGAAAGAATCGATGAAGGGTGTAGATGCAGTCATAAATTTTGCCGCTGAATCGCATGTTGACCGAAGTATCGATGACCCTTCGCTCTTTCTTAAAACTAATGTCTTTGGCACTTATACGCTTTTGCAGGCGGCACGGGAGAATAGAATTGAAAGGTTTATCCAGATTTCAACGGATGAAGTTTATGGTTCTCTTGGAAAGGAGGGGCTCTTTTCTGAGAAAACACCATTGGCACCAAACAGCCCCTATTCTGCAAGCAAAGCATCTGCAGATTTTCTTGTGAGAAGCTATTTTAAAACATATGGCTTTCCTTCAATTATCACGAGATGTTCAAATAATTATGGACCTTTTCAATTTCCGGAAAAGTTTATCCCGCTGATGATCACTAATGCTATTGAAGATAGAGAACTTCCAGTCTATGGCGATGGGCTCAATATAAGAGATTGGATTTATGTTGATGACCATTGTCGCGCAATTGAGACGGTGCTTTTCAAAGGGAAGGAGGGAGAAGTTTATAATATTGGGGGAAATTGTGAAAAAAGAAATATCGATATCGCTAAAGAGATTGTTGCGCGCCTTGGCAAGAGCGAATCATTGATAAAATTTGTAAAAGACAGGCCCGGACATGACCGTCGTTATGCAATGGATTCAACTTATATAAAAGAAAAGTTGGGATGGGAACCAAAAATAAAATTTGAAGAAGGAATAGAGCTTACAATAAAGTGGTATAAGGAAAATAAAAATTGGTGGCAAAAAATCAAGAGTGGAGAATATAGGGAATATTATGAGAAGCATTATCTGAATAGATAA
- a CDS encoding spore coat protein, giving the protein MKGVILAGGLGTRMLPLTKITNKHLLPVYDKPMIYYPITTLVNAGIEDILIVTGGNHAGDFLKLLGNGKEFGLKHINYTYQEGEGGIADALSLAEHFSEGKKLCIILGDNIIEKNIRRQVELFKKQEKGARIILKEVEDPHRFGVPVLDGKKVVKIEEKPKNPKSNYAVTGIYMYDNKVFDIIRNLKPSERGELEITDVNNAYIEMGEMEWDILEGWWTDAGTFKSLRRATNLVAETGANNLD; this is encoded by the coding sequence ACAAAAATTACCAATAAACATCTGCTTCCAGTATATGATAAACCGATGATTTACTACCCTATAACGACTCTCGTTAACGCTGGAATAGAGGATATTCTAATTGTAACTGGCGGTAATCATGCAGGTGATTTTCTCAAACTGTTAGGCAATGGAAAAGAATTCGGTCTAAAGCATATCAATTACACTTATCAGGAAGGGGAAGGTGGAATTGCCGATGCCCTTTCGTTGGCAGAGCATTTTTCAGAAGGGAAGAAACTCTGCATCATCCTTGGAGACAATATAATAGAAAAAAATATAAGGAGGCAGGTTGAACTTTTCAAAAAACAAGAAAAAGGTGCAAGGATTATCCTAAAAGAAGTAGAAGATCCTCATCGTTTTGGAGTGCCTGTATTGGATGGGAAAAAAGTAGTCAAGATTGAGGAAAAACCAAAGAATCCCAAATCGAATTACGCCGTAACAGGGATATATATGTATGACAACAAAGTTTTCGATATTATAAGAAATTTAAAACCTTCAGAGCGTGGAGAGCTGGAGATTACTGATGTAAATAATGCCTATATAGAGATGGGGGAGATGGAATGGGATATTCTCGAAGGTTGGTGGACTGATGCTGGAACATTCAAATCGTTGAGACGCGCAACGAATCTTGTAGCAGAAACGGGAGCCAATAATTTAGATTAA